Proteins from one Desulfonema limicola genomic window:
- a CDS encoding bifunctional acetate--CoA ligase family protein/GNAT family N-acetyltransferase codes for MSIYNLDKVFQPESIAVIGASEKKGNIGGAVINNLISGEFQGKIFPVHPNNESVFQKPAFKSINDISENIDLAVIAVPINTVPGIIKQCVLAKTKGAVILSGGGKETGEKGRVFEKAILEAARDSELRIIGPNCVGIANTRAGLNASFASRHMPVPGKIAFVSQSGAVCTCILDLAAKKQIGFSHFVSLGSTLDVDFGDMIDYLGTDYNVGSIVLYVESLTFFRKFMSAARAVSRVKPVIVFKAGRSQAGAAAASSHTGAMAGEDAVYDAAFARAGILRVKTFEELFDCSEFLAKQPRPRGAGLAIITNAGGPGVMAADALSDYGHEPARLSDETIAKLNEILPPHWSRGNPVDIIGDASPERYCKTVEICLKAPEINGLLIMMAPQALSDASEVASALADILKTSHLPVFTAWIGGTDVEKGRDIFNKAGIPGLDTPERAVRAFMDLWKYSKNIEMLQEIPSKLSRKQTYDYEKAKSIIQKGLEKNQAVLTEIESKYLLKAYGIPVNPIILAASASDAWNAASRMGFPVVLKIHSPDISHKTDAGGVELNLDTETDVYKAYQRIIENAKKYNPDAEIQGVTIQPMIKADGYELIMGAKKDRDFGPVILFGMGGVMTELLQDRAIALPPLNRLLARRLMEKTRIYRLVKGFRNYPPINSEMLEEVLIRLSQLVTDFPEIEELDINPLIAWKDNVCAIDARVVIKASQVTSPLHLAVSPYPSRYEFHTSTHEGIKLFIRPIRPEDAFLFTELFNSLSQQSIYFRFFSPIRQMSSEMLARFTQIDYDRQIALVAIHEDESGEHMLGAARIILERDPQKAEFAVMINENYQGQGIGAELLRQCLNIANERGIKKVWGIVLPENRQMLKLGKKLNFNIKHDFGNNEYLLSLDEDGLKKYFSDFGNQDTVH; via the coding sequence ATGAGTATTTATAATCTTGATAAAGTTTTTCAGCCTGAATCTATTGCAGTTATAGGGGCAAGTGAAAAAAAAGGAAATATTGGCGGGGCAGTTATAAATAATCTGATTTCAGGAGAATTCCAGGGTAAGATTTTCCCAGTCCATCCCAATAATGAAAGTGTTTTTCAAAAACCTGCATTCAAGTCTATTAATGATATTTCTGAAAATATTGACCTTGCAGTCATTGCTGTCCCCATAAATACGGTTCCTGGAATTATAAAACAATGTGTTTTGGCAAAGACAAAAGGAGCAGTTATACTGTCAGGAGGGGGAAAGGAAACCGGGGAAAAAGGCAGGGTTTTTGAAAAAGCTATACTGGAGGCTGCCAGGGATTCAGAGCTTCGCATTATAGGGCCTAACTGCGTGGGCATTGCAAACACCAGGGCCGGGCTTAATGCCAGTTTTGCAAGCAGGCATATGCCGGTTCCAGGGAAAATAGCTTTTGTTTCCCAGAGCGGGGCAGTATGCACATGCATACTTGATCTGGCTGCAAAAAAACAGATTGGATTCAGCCATTTTGTCAGCCTGGGTTCTACCCTTGATGTTGATTTCGGGGACATGATTGATTACCTGGGTACAGACTATAATGTCGGGAGCATAGTGCTTTATGTTGAAAGCCTGACCTTTTTCAGGAAATTCATGAGCGCTGCCCGTGCTGTTTCAAGGGTTAAGCCTGTTATTGTATTCAAGGCAGGCCGTTCACAGGCAGGTGCTGCGGCTGCTTCGTCTCACACCGGGGCAATGGCAGGGGAAGACGCTGTATATGATGCAGCATTTGCCAGGGCAGGTATTTTAAGGGTTAAAACCTTTGAAGAGCTTTTTGACTGTTCGGAATTTCTGGCAAAGCAGCCCCGTCCAAGAGGTGCAGGGCTTGCCATTATTACCAACGCAGGAGGCCCTGGTGTTATGGCTGCTGATGCTCTTTCTGATTACGGCCATGAGCCTGCCAGGCTCAGTGATGAAACCATAGCAAAACTCAATGAAATACTTCCTCCCCACTGGAGCAGGGGTAATCCTGTGGACATAATAGGAGATGCATCCCCTGAAAGATACTGCAAAACTGTTGAAATATGCCTCAAGGCTCCTGAAATAAACGGTCTTTTAATTATGATGGCTCCCCAGGCTTTAAGCGATGCATCAGAAGTTGCATCTGCTCTTGCTGATATTTTAAAAACAAGTCATCTGCCTGTTTTTACTGCATGGATTGGAGGAACCGATGTTGAAAAAGGAAGGGACATATTCAATAAAGCAGGAATTCCAGGGCTGGACACCCCTGAAAGAGCTGTCAGGGCCTTTATGGATTTATGGAAATATTCTAAAAATATTGAAATGCTTCAGGAAATTCCATCAAAACTTTCAAGAAAGCAGACCTATGACTATGAAAAAGCAAAAAGCATTATTCAAAAAGGACTTGAGAAAAACCAGGCCGTTCTTACTGAAATTGAATCAAAATATCTGCTCAAAGCTTACGGTATTCCTGTTAATCCTATTATCCTGGCTGCTTCTGCCAGTGATGCCTGGAACGCTGCCAGCAGGATGGGATTTCCAGTAGTATTAAAGATTCATTCTCCTGATATAAGTCATAAAACTGATGCAGGCGGGGTTGAACTCAATCTTGATACTGAAACAGATGTCTATAAGGCTTATCAAAGGATAATTGAAAATGCAAAAAAATATAATCCTGATGCAGAAATCCAGGGAGTAACAATTCAGCCAATGATAAAAGCTGATGGTTATGAATTGATTATGGGAGCAAAAAAAGACCGGGATTTCGGACCTGTTATCCTGTTTGGCATGGGAGGTGTCATGACAGAACTGCTCCAGGACAGGGCAATTGCCCTGCCTCCTCTCAACCGTCTGCTGGCAAGGCGGCTCATGGAAAAAACCAGGATTTACCGTCTTGTTAAAGGGTTTCGCAATTATCCTCCCATAAACTCGGAAATGCTTGAAGAGGTTCTTATCAGGCTCTCCCAGCTTGTAACAGATTTTCCTGAAATTGAAGAACTGGACATTAACCCGCTTATTGCATGGAAAGACAATGTATGCGCCATAGATGCCAGGGTAGTCATAAAAGCTTCACAGGTTACTTCTCCTTTACATCTGGCAGTCAGTCCCTATCCCAGCCGGTATGAATTCCATACGTCAACCCATGAAGGTATAAAATTATTCATAAGACCGATCCGTCCTGAAGATGCTTTCCTGTTTACAGAGCTTTTTAATTCCCTTTCCCAGCAAAGCATATATTTCCGATTCTTTTCTCCAATAAGGCAGATGAGTTCTGAAATGCTGGCCAGGTTTACACAGATTGACTACGACAGGCAGATTGCCCTTGTTGCAATTCACGAGGATGAATCAGGTGAACACATGCTGGGAGCTGCAAGAATTATCCTTGAAAGAGACCCTCAAAAAGCTGAATTTGCAGTTATGATCAATGAAAACTATCAGGGTCAGGGCATAGGAGCTGAACTGCTCAGGCAGTGTCTCAATATTGCAAATGAAAGGGGCATAAAAAAGGTATGGGGGATTGTTCTGCCTGAAAACAGGCAGATGCTCAAGCTGGGAAAAAAACTCAATTTTAATATTAAACATGATTTTGGCAATAATGAATACCTGCTGAGTTTAGATGAAGATGGTCTAAAAAAATATTTCAGTGATTTTGGAAATCAAGACACAGTTCATTAA
- a CDS encoding ATP-binding protein: protein MKKNAGQKHNRLNLRLKIYMILCSLVLLVLMGGIITVWHTFHIERLMTSILENHMAGLQMAEEMEIALVNQKGFVSYYFLDGDPDWLRQLGEYRQIFKERLKKARTYINNKKQADALDEIEKEYLIYIITKDRVIDYYKTGERDTGGILHQKARQHFFKIIDLCETYKNLLLEIMLLEKQEHLNQAREIRIIAFAGIFLAFCLSMLLAFVLVRYILNPLRMLTREAENQDHHYSPGANEIAALSQSVRGLIKDAGQTHMELQKSRKHLMQSEKMVMVGKLAAGTAHSIRNPLTSVKMRLFSLNRSLTLTETQKEDFEVISDEIRHIDTIVQNFLEFSRPPKLNMQNINPSAVVDNAVQLLKHRLKSYCVDVIIVRKQAMPEIKGDFEQLKEVLVNLMVNACEAMSKSGTITIREYLVSDEPLSSIAVIEVSDTGPGIDSSMKDRIFDPFFTTKDEGTGLGLSIAVRIIEEHKGTLELFSEPGNGASFIIKIPVNNEKHEDIKGNIIEK, encoded by the coding sequence ATGAAAAAAAATGCTGGACAAAAACATAACAGGCTTAATCTGCGATTAAAGATTTATATGATTTTATGCTCCCTGGTTCTTTTAGTTCTCATGGGAGGAATTATAACTGTCTGGCATACCTTTCATATAGAAAGGCTCATGACATCTATTCTTGAAAATCATATGGCAGGTCTTCAAATGGCTGAAGAGATGGAAATTGCCCTGGTAAATCAAAAAGGCTTTGTTTCATATTATTTTTTGGATGGAGACCCTGACTGGCTCCGGCAGCTTGGTGAATACAGGCAGATATTTAAAGAAAGACTGAAAAAAGCGCGTACATATATTAATAATAAAAAACAGGCAGACGCACTGGATGAGATAGAAAAAGAATACCTGATTTATATCATCACCAAAGACAGGGTTATAGATTATTATAAAACAGGTGAAAGGGATACAGGCGGCATACTTCACCAGAAAGCAAGACAACATTTTTTTAAAATCATTGATCTTTGCGAGACATATAAAAATCTTCTTCTGGAAATAATGCTCCTGGAAAAACAAGAACATCTGAATCAAGCCAGGGAAATCAGGATTATTGCTTTTGCAGGCATATTTTTAGCTTTTTGTCTTTCCATGCTTCTTGCCTTTGTTCTTGTCAGGTACATTCTAAATCCTTTGCGGATGCTGACCCGTGAGGCAGAAAACCAGGATCATCATTATTCACCAGGAGCCAATGAAATTGCAGCATTAAGCCAGAGCGTCAGGGGACTTATCAAGGATGCCGGGCAGACACACATGGAGCTTCAGAAAAGCAGGAAGCATCTTATGCAGTCTGAAAAAATGGTCATGGTAGGCAAGCTGGCCGCAGGCACGGCACACAGTATCCGAAATCCTCTTACATCTGTAAAAATGCGTCTTTTTTCCTTAAACCGCTCCTTAACACTGACTGAGACCCAGAAAGAAGATTTTGAGGTTATTTCAGACGAGATCCGCCATATTGACACTATTGTCCAGAATTTTCTTGAATTTTCAAGACCGCCCAAGCTTAACATGCAGAATATCAACCCTTCTGCTGTTGTGGACAATGCAGTGCAGTTGTTAAAGCACAGGCTTAAATCCTATTGTGTTGATGTAATAATTGTCAGAAAACAGGCAATGCCTGAAATAAAAGGTGATTTTGAGCAGTTAAAAGAGGTTCTTGTCAATCTCATGGTTAATGCGTGTGAAGCCATGTCGAAGTCAGGAACCATAACAATCCGTGAATATCTGGTTTCAGATGAACCTTTAAGTTCAATTGCTGTCATAGAGGTAAGCGATACAGGACCTGGAATTGACAGCAGCATGAAAGACAGGATTTTTGATCCTTTTTTTACGACAAAAGATGAAGGAACAGGTCTTGGGCTGAGTATTGCAGTAAGGATTATTGAAGAACACAAAGGAACCCTGGAACTTTTTTCAGAACCTGGCAATGGCGCATCGTTTATAATAAAAATACCGGTAAACAATGAAAAACATGAAGATATTAAAGGCAATATAATTGAAAAATGA
- a CDS encoding hybrid sensor histidine kinase/response regulator: protein MDIVQKKYNFFFEKEDWQKIILIMSSLIIALFLIYYFHVKLKTSAVFTHFFYIPIIIASLWREKIGHLAALFLGMALILSHIFFETGLSLEDDIIRAAIFLSVSIAVGYQQGLTIKARETKMRLDDIVNSSNDAIIGESLEGIIQTWNLGAEKIFKYSAKEIIGQHISVLVPHERSCEYPDIIGKIKKNQRVERYETVRLRKDGKLINVSITVSPVKNSSGEITGASIITRDITQKKILEEQFFQAQKRQAIGTLAGGIAHDFNNILMPIIGYAEITADCLPKDSPVRENLRQILISAERAKDLVCQILTFTRENKQEKMVMKAQYVIKEALKLIRATLPSTIKIHHYIDNNCGPVLGNPTHIHQIVMNLCTNAFHAMQENGGIIEVSLKETDVKKDQILTLEPGKYILLTVSDTGHGINPSIIEKIFEPYFTTKEHGRGTGLGLAVVQGIVKGSDGEITVKSETGKGSIFNIYLPRVFEQENSLKSDLKKAYPEGSERILIVDDEPQVAMVQEQMLKNIGYKVTAVSSSIEALNIFRKNPEIFDLVITDQSMPDIQGIQLAKNIIQIRPDIPIILCTGFSNAVNETTAKDMGINGFIKKPFSKMEIAETIRQVLEK from the coding sequence ATGGATATTGTGCAAAAAAAGTATAATTTTTTTTTTGAAAAAGAGGACTGGCAGAAAATCATTTTAATCATGTCCTCTTTAATCATAGCTTTGTTTTTAATATATTATTTTCATGTAAAACTCAAAACCAGTGCTGTTTTTACCCATTTTTTTTATATACCCATTATTATAGCTTCCCTCTGGCGGGAAAAAATCGGTCATCTTGCTGCCCTGTTCCTGGGAATGGCATTAATATTGAGCCATATTTTCTTTGAAACAGGCCTGTCCCTTGAAGATGATATTATCAGGGCTGCAATCTTTTTAAGTGTAAGTATAGCCGTTGGTTACCAGCAAGGATTGACAATAAAAGCCAGGGAAACAAAAATGAGACTGGATGATATTGTCAATTCTTCCAATGATGCCATTATAGGGGAATCACTTGAAGGAATTATTCAAACATGGAATCTGGGAGCAGAAAAGATTTTCAAATATTCAGCCAAAGAGATAATAGGCCAGCATATATCAGTCCTTGTTCCCCATGAACGCTCATGTGAATATCCTGATATAATTGGAAAAATAAAGAAAAATCAAAGAGTTGAAAGATATGAAACCGTCAGGCTGAGAAAAGACGGTAAATTGATAAATGTTTCAATAACAGTATCCCCTGTTAAAAATTCTTCAGGAGAAATCACAGGTGCTTCAATAATAACCCGTGATATTACACAAAAAAAAATCCTGGAAGAACAGTTTTTCCAGGCACAGAAGCGCCAGGCCATAGGCACCCTGGCAGGGGGAATTGCCCATGATTTCAATAATATCCTCATGCCTATCATAGGTTATGCTGAAATAACCGCGGATTGTCTTCCAAAAGACAGCCCTGTAAGAGAAAACCTTCGGCAGATATTAATAAGTGCTGAACGGGCAAAAGACCTTGTCTGCCAGATACTGACATTTACACGGGAAAACAAGCAGGAAAAAATGGTGATGAAGGCTCAGTATGTTATAAAGGAAGCACTAAAGCTTATTCGTGCCACACTGCCGTCAACCATAAAGATTCACCATTATATAGACAATAACTGCGGCCCTGTTCTTGGAAATCCCACACATATTCATCAGATTGTTATGAACCTCTGTACAAATGCCTTTCATGCCATGCAGGAAAACGGTGGAATTATTGAAGTCAGTTTAAAAGAGACTGATGTGAAAAAAGACCAGATATTAACCCTGGAGCCTGGTAAATATATTCTGCTTACTGTAAGCGATACAGGACACGGAATTAATCCATCTATTATTGAAAAAATATTTGAGCCTTATTTTACAACCAAGGAACATGGCAGGGGAACCGGTCTGGGACTGGCTGTTGTCCAGGGAATAGTAAAAGGTTCCGATGGTGAAATAACTGTTAAAAGTGAAACAGGAAAAGGAAGTATTTTTAATATTTATCTTCCCCGGGTATTTGAACAGGAAAATTCTTTAAAATCTGATCTTAAAAAGGCTTATCCAGAAGGCAGTGAAAGAATTCTGATTGTTGATGATGAACCCCAGGTTGCCATGGTACAGGAGCAGATGCTGAAAAATATCGGTTACAAGGTAACAGCAGTATCAAGCAGCATTGAAGCATTAAATATATTCAGAAAAAACCCTGAAATTTTTGATCTTGTTATAACAGATCAGTCCATGCCCGATATACAGGGAATCCAGCTGGCAAAAAATATTATCCAGATTCGGCCTGATATTCCCATTATTCTATGCACTGGATTCAGCAATGCTGTTAATGAAACAACTGCAAAAGATATGGGCATAAATGGATTTATAAAAAAACCTTTTTCAAAAATGGAAATAGCGGAAACCATAAGGCAGGTTTTGGAAAAATAA
- a CDS encoding substrate-binding domain-containing protein — translation MKKTVSVFMFIIAITMYCVFIPGTEGYAEESLKFSCSAQIVEAFGADILTAFTEQTGIDVNIYKSSSDSAVNRLMSGYSHIAGSMKKLRYNYRQGQYVQIPFCKDNLAVIVNVSVKVNNLSEAQLQDIFTKAVTNWKEVGGADKKIIVVVPAKETASHQNFKDQAMKGKEIVYDFMSEQSAEVIDAVRTIPGAVSFITQGAVEKKGAVKTVSINNLSPRTSDYPYFQTMYLIAKKSHDKNVEKLIDFFKNENGKKIMKNKGMIPVSE, via the coding sequence ATGAAAAAAACTGTGAGTGTATTTATGTTTATTATTGCAATTACAATGTATTGTGTTTTTATTCCAGGTACAGAGGGTTATGCTGAAGAAAGCCTGAAATTCAGCTGCTCTGCACAAATTGTAGAGGCTTTTGGTGCCGATATCCTGACTGCTTTTACTGAACAGACCGGTATAGATGTAAATATTTATAAATCCTCATCTGATTCAGCAGTAAACCGCCTGATGAGCGGTTACAGCCATATTGCAGGCAGTATGAAGAAACTGAGATATAATTACAGGCAGGGACAATATGTTCAAATACCTTTTTGTAAGGATAATCTGGCAGTTATTGTAAACGTATCAGTCAAGGTTAATAATCTTTCAGAAGCACAATTACAGGATATATTCACTAAAGCTGTAACAAACTGGAAAGAAGTGGGCGGAGCAGATAAAAAAATCATAGTTGTAGTTCCAGCCAAAGAGACTGCTTCACATCAGAATTTTAAAGACCAGGCCATGAAAGGAAAAGAAATTGTCTATGATTTTATGTCTGAACAGTCAGCCGAGGTTATTGATGCTGTAAGAACTATTCCAGGGGCAGTTTCATTTATCACACAAGGTGCTGTTGAAAAAAAAGGAGCAGTTAAAACAGTCAGTATAAATAATCTTTCTCCTAGAACCAGTGATTATCCGTACTTTCAGACAATGTATTTAATTGCAAAAAAATCCCATGATAAAAATGTGGAAAAGCTTATAGATTTTTTCAAAAACGAGAACGGGAAAAAGATAATGAAAAACAAGGGAATGATCCCGGTTTCTGAATAA
- a CDS encoding acyl-CoA synthetase — protein MSLESVYRDAMELNAIKDMGKREEAAKAFFEKLNKTQLPEKFNWAAEIFEGLHVKERGDQLALIWTDLDTDAEQKFTYKELAANGNKFLNFIRKNGVAKGDNLYMLTPIVPETWFASFAGLKGGLVSVPTATSMTEREIHFRFESYKPDVIVAFEGLTDLVDDALKTSGCTPKAKIVLGKKAGWVSYTEIAGESGEAEAAEVGKDDVLFCFFTSGTTGLPKRVGHSAVSYPVGHLSTAVVQGIEPGDIHHNLSAPGWAKWAWSSLFAPFNLGATATGFNFTALNIEKYIATVAKYKVNSFCAPPTAWRAFVRIDLSKYDLSAVKYSLSAGEPLNPEVIELWKKATGTEIRDFYGQTESTCMIGNPPWMEGKMRFGSFGYPAYMYDAILTDDEGKEITQPDEPGHIVIRLDRWRALGLFQEYIDDPEKTKAAFKDNMYFTGDKASFDKDGYWWFVGRSDDVIKSSDYRVGPFEVESALIEHPAVMETAVVGVPDPTRHQLVKAFVILNKGYEPSKELALELFQHSIKALAKFKIPRIIEFVTELPKTISGKIRRVELRENEEGKESGTESSEYYYHQFPELSSKNK, from the coding sequence ATGTCGTTGGAAAGTGTTTATAGAGATGCAATGGAATTAAATGCTATTAAAGATATGGGAAAACGCGAAGAAGCTGCAAAAGCATTTTTTGAAAAACTGAATAAAACTCAGCTGCCTGAAAAATTTAACTGGGCAGCAGAGATATTTGAAGGTCTGCATGTCAAGGAAAGAGGGGATCAGCTTGCTTTGATCTGGACTGATCTTGATACAGATGCTGAACAGAAGTTCACCTACAAAGAACTGGCAGCTAATGGCAATAAGTTCCTTAATTTCATCAGAAAAAATGGTGTTGCCAAAGGTGATAACCTTTATATGCTGACTCCGATTGTGCCTGAAACATGGTTTGCTTCTTTTGCAGGTTTAAAAGGCGGCCTTGTATCAGTTCCCACAGCCACCTCCATGACTGAAAGAGAAATTCACTTCAGGTTTGAATCTTATAAACCTGATGTTATTGTTGCTTTTGAAGGATTAACTGATCTTGTGGACGATGCTTTGAAAACATCAGGCTGCACTCCAAAAGCAAAGATTGTACTGGGCAAGAAAGCAGGATGGGTATCTTATACTGAAATTGCTGGAGAATCTGGAGAAGCTGAGGCTGCAGAAGTGGGTAAAGATGATGTTTTATTCTGCTTTTTTACATCAGGAACCACGGGCCTTCCCAAAAGGGTTGGACACAGTGCTGTTTCATATCCAGTAGGTCATTTATCAACTGCTGTAGTACAGGGAATTGAACCTGGAGATATTCATCATAATTTAAGTGCTCCAGGATGGGCAAAATGGGCATGGAGCAGTTTATTTGCACCATTTAACCTGGGTGCTACTGCTACTGGCTTTAATTTTACAGCATTAAATATTGAAAAATACATAGCCACAGTTGCAAAATATAAAGTAAATTCTTTTTGTGCCCCGCCCACTGCCTGGCGTGCATTTGTCAGGATTGATCTAAGCAAGTATGATCTTAGTGCAGTAAAATATTCATTAAGTGCTGGTGAACCTTTAAATCCTGAAGTTATAGAATTATGGAAAAAAGCAACTGGAACTGAAATCAGGGATTTTTACGGTCAGACTGAGTCAACCTGTATGATAGGCAACCCGCCCTGGATGGAAGGCAAAATGCGTTTTGGCTCCTTTGGCTATCCTGCTTATATGTATGATGCAATCCTGACTGATGATGAAGGCAAAGAAATCACCCAGCCAGATGAACCAGGACATATTGTTATACGCCTGGACAGATGGAGAGCTTTGGGACTTTTCCAGGAATATATTGATGATCCGGAAAAAACAAAAGCAGCTTTCAAAGATAATATGTATTTTACAGGAGATAAAGCGTCTTTTGACAAGGACGGATACTGGTGGTTTGTTGGAAGATCTGATGATGTTATCAAATCTTCAGACTATCGGGTAGGTCCTTTTGAGGTTGAAAGCGCCTTGATTGAACATCCTGCTGTAATGGAAACTGCTGTTGTCGGGGTTCCTGATCCTACACGTCATCAACTGGTAAAAGCCTTTGTTATCCTGAATAAAGGTTATGAACCTTCTAAAGAACTGGCACTGGAACTATTTCAACACAGCATCAAAGCCCTGGCTAAATTCAAGATTCCAAGAATAATTGAATTTGTTACTGAACTGCCCAAAACCATCAGCGGCAAAATCAGAAGGGTAGAACTGAGAGAAAATGAAGAAGGCAAAGAATCAGGAACTGAATCCAGTGAATATTATTATCATCAGTTTCCTGAACTGAGTTCCAAAAACAAATAA
- a CDS encoding methyl-accepting chemotaxis protein — MKKRYRLSYKIVFGFLIVLMLNLFAAFGSSRGLFDIKRRFENTENVNEIVQIMLEIRRHEKNFIIRHDNEYIKKVNTYLEDLNNKAYQAKTRLKDPKDIQVIENLINSASLYKESFNNYIEICRKQDKTEADKHQLTQLDMEMVQSARQVLDTCYTAGSAQKMKMQKEIKISIIILAASFISAFCFGIFFSIIISKSITKPINSVVNKLTDTSHELASASTQVAEVSLSLAQGTSEQAAAVEQTSASLEEISSMIKQNADNAKKADLFMKETYNIVEKAGKSMEDLTLSMNDILASSEETFKIIKTIDEIAFQTNLLALNAAVEAARAGNAGAGFAVVSQEVRNLAMKAADAAKNTSEMISKTVKKIRLGSGLLAATGTDFSRVSENASSVAEIISEISAASGDQAAGIGQISTAVVEMDKTIQSNAATAEHSSSASVQLNTQANEMEKFTDELMEIVLGKT, encoded by the coding sequence ATGAAAAAAAGATACAGGCTCAGTTATAAAATTGTTTTCGGTTTTTTGATTGTCCTGATGCTGAATCTATTTGCAGCTTTTGGCAGTTCCAGGGGGCTTTTTGATATAAAAAGAAGATTTGAAAATACAGAAAATGTTAATGAAATTGTCCAGATAATGCTGGAAATCAGAAGGCATGAAAAAAATTTCATTATACGCCACGATAATGAATATATTAAAAAGGTTAATACATATCTGGAAGATTTAAACAATAAAGCATATCAGGCAAAAACAAGATTAAAAGATCCAAAAGATATTCAGGTTATTGAAAATTTAATAAATTCAGCATCATTATATAAAGAGTCTTTTAATAACTACATTGAAATATGCAGAAAACAGGATAAAACTGAAGCTGACAAGCACCAGTTAACCCAGCTGGACATGGAAATGGTTCAGTCTGCAAGACAGGTACTGGATACATGCTATACTGCTGGTTCTGCTCAGAAAATGAAGATGCAAAAGGAGATTAAAATATCCATAATTATCCTTGCTGCCAGTTTTATATCAGCATTCTGCTTTGGAATCTTTTTTTCCATTATTATCAGCAAATCAATTACAAAACCAATTAACTCTGTTGTAAACAAGCTTACAGACACCTCTCATGAACTGGCTTCTGCATCCACCCAGGTTGCAGAGGTCAGCCTTTCCCTGGCTCAAGGAACATCCGAGCAAGCTGCCGCAGTTGAACAAACCTCTGCATCCCTGGAGGAAATATCTTCAATGATAAAACAAAATGCAGACAATGCAAAAAAAGCAGACCTGTTTATGAAAGAGACTTACAATATTGTTGAAAAAGCAGGAAAATCAATGGAAGATTTAACATTATCAATGAATGACATTCTTGCTTCAAGCGAGGAAACCTTCAAGATTATCAAGACCATTGACGAGATTGCCTTTCAAACAAATCTCCTGGCTTTAAACGCAGCAGTTGAAGCAGCCAGGGCAGGTAATGCAGGAGCCGGTTTTGCCGTTGTTTCCCAGGAGGTAAGAAACCTGGCAATGAAGGCTGCTGATGCTGCAAAAAATACATCAGAGATGATAAGCAAAACAGTAAAAAAAATCAGGCTGGGATCAGGGCTGCTTGCAGCCACAGGCACAGATTTTTCCAGAGTATCAGAAAACGCTTCGTCTGTTGCTGAAATAATTTCAGAAATATCGGCAGCATCAGGAGATCAGGCAGCAGGAATTGGACAGATAAGCACTGCTGTTGTTGAAATGGATAAGACTATTCAAAGCAATGCTGCAACTGCCGAACATTCTTCATCAGCTTCTGTTCAATTGAATACCCAGGCAAATGAAATGGAGAAATTTACTGACGAGCTTATGGAAATTGTCCTGGGAAAAACTTAA